A window from Cydia strobilella chromosome 9, ilCydStro3.1, whole genome shotgun sequence encodes these proteins:
- the LOC134744277 gene encoding facilitated trehalose transporter Tret1-like produces the protein MSHHQTKRKIQYWAGLCAASNFMFTGAVISWPSPAIPKFQSGEADVQITEAQISWIASLFAIGAILGCFIGHPLLDRVGRRKALLCGTLPGIIGAGIILITKSAEMLYFPRILCGVSLGITAVVVMIYITEIADKEIRGALGMSVQVTNNLGSLIVYCVGPFVTYKMLNALVLAIPLANLLSCLWIPESPYYHVKDGRIAAARIEFMKLKGTNDEKWVDEQLGIIRAHARESMENKTTLWELVSNMKYRRALYIVTGLKMLQYMTGGMAIQAYLEVIFRQSSSISGPLVSIVYGFVQLVTGVGGALLAGYFGRRILMFISDLGVALSMSALALYFYLQDTVKLSPDTLSTISFLPLIGLFGFNIFYSVGIGMLPYVMQAELFPINVKTAASSSATVMACVMNFVITKCYHGIRAGLGHSAVFWAFAVVGYLGLFFIYFFVPETKDKTLEEVQDNMLEKNQEATALKEMEDIS, from the exons ATGAGTCATCATCAGACGAAGAGAAAAATACAATATTGGGCGGGATTATGCG cggCATCAAACTTTATGTTCACCGGCGCGGTGATATCTTGGCCTTCACCAGCTATTCCTAAGTTCCAAAGCGGAGAGGCAGACGTGCAAATTACTGAG GCGCAAATATCATGGATAGCCTCCCTGTTCGCCATCGGCGCAATCTTGGGGTGCTTCATCGGGCACCCGCTGTTGGACCGCGTGGGCCGTCGCAAGGCGCTCCTCTGCGGGACGCTGCCTGGAATCATAGGTGCG GGTATAATACTAATCACGAAGTCAGCCGAGATGTTGTATTTTCCAAGAATATTGTGTGGAGTTTCTTTAGGAATTACTGCCGTG GTAGTAATGATCTATATCACAGAAATAGCTGACAAGGAGATCAGAGGCGCGCTAGGCATGTCGGTTCAAGTGACCAACAACCTTGGCAGCCTGATCGTCTACTGCGTAGGTCCGTTCGTAACCTACAAAATGCTCAACGCGCTGGTCCTCGCCATTCCTCTCGCCAACTTGCTGAGCTGCCTATGGATACCTGAGTCGCCTTACTACCATGTAAAAGATGGTAGGATTGCGGCCGCTAGGATAGAGTTTATGAAGTTGAAGGGTACTAACGATGAAAAG TGGGTGGACGAACAGTTAGGCATTATACGGGCACATGCGAGGGAAAGCATGGAGAATAAGACTACCCTCTGGGAGCTAGTCTCAAACATGAAGTATAGAAGAGCTTTGTATATAGTTACAG GCCTGAAGATGCTACAATACATGACCGGCGGGATGGCCATCCAAGCGTATCTCGAAGTCATCTTCAGACAAAGCAGTTCCATATCTGGACCACTCGTCAGTATTGTCTACGGTTTCGTACAGCTTGTCACAG GAGTAGGAGGAGCATTGCTAGCAGGCTACTTCGGCCGACGGATCCTTATGTTCATCTCGGACTTAGGTGTAGCGCTCTCAATGAGCGCCCTAGCCCTTTACTTCTACCTCCAAGACACAGTCAAACTCAGTCCTGATACACTCTCTACAATCTCCTTCTTACCTTTAATAGGGTTGTTCGGGTTCAACATATTTTATTCCGTAGGCATAGGGATGTTACCTTATGTGATGCAAGCGGAACTGTTCCCTATAAACGTAAAGACAGCGGCATCTAGTTCAGCCACTGTGATGGCGTGTGTCATGAACTTTGTTATAACCAAGTGTTACCACGGAATCAGGGCAGGCTTGGGTCACTCTGCCGTGTTCTGGGCCTTCGCTGTAGTAGGTTActtaggtttattttttatatattttttcgtgCCAGAAACTAAGGATAAAACGCTGGAAGAGGTGCAGGATAATATGCTGGAGAAGAACCAAGAGGCAACGGCACTTAAAGAAATGGAGGACATTAGTTGA